The Oscillospiraceae bacterium genome includes a region encoding these proteins:
- a CDS encoding PqqD family protein → MKLKDGFMLKEVAGSYIVIPVGQIDFTAMITVNETGAFLWELLGDDCDMDHLCAKMTAEYDIDEATAKRDIEAFLKILSDNNLME, encoded by the coding sequence ATGAAATTAAAAGACGGCTTTATGCTCAAAGAAGTGGCAGGCAGCTATATTGTGATTCCCGTTGGCCAGATAGATTTTACTGCGATGATCACCGTGAACGAAACCGGTGCTTTCTTGTGGGAGCTTTTGGGTGATGACTGTGATATGGACCATCTTTGCGCCAAAATGACTGCGGAATACGATATCGACGAAGCCACCGCAAAACGGGATATCGAAGCATTTTTAAAAATTCTTTCTGACAATAATTTAATGGAATAA
- a CDS encoding CpsD/CapB family tyrosine-protein kinase, whose protein sequence is MKKLNNHTVGSLLRSRKKESPRRATRSTHLIDDKSNFSIREAYKIGRTNIRFALPEEESSVIIVTSSWPMEGKTTNCINLAIAFAQTGEKTLLIDCDLRKPRVAKVFGIVSKTGLSNALRSFCPVKEAIQATQYENLFVMPSGHIPPNPAELLSSKEMQDMLTELKKEYRYILIDTPPVNLLADALLLASSASGTVMVARQGVTDHKSLQEALEKLKFSGAKVLGFLLNDAVEDGGSYYRYHMGYGRYGYYKRRYYGNYSGSYSSYEYSNKAKDSRTKERAELLKKMRQGGQVSAGEKATVRKRDSKEK, encoded by the coding sequence ATGAAAAAGTTAAATAATCACACGGTAGGCTCCCTGCTTCGTTCCCGCAAAAAAGAATCGCCTCGTCGCGCTACCCGTTCCACCCACTTAATTGACGATAAATCCAACTTCAGTATTCGTGAAGCATATAAAATCGGCAGAACCAATATTCGTTTTGCTCTGCCCGAAGAAGAAAGCAGCGTCATCATCGTAACCAGTTCCTGGCCCATGGAAGGCAAAACCACCAACTGCATTAATCTGGCGATTGCCTTTGCACAAACCGGTGAGAAAACGCTGCTGATTGACTGTGACTTAAGAAAGCCCCGTGTTGCCAAAGTATTTGGTATTGTCTCTAAAACAGGCTTGTCCAACGCACTTCGTAGTTTTTGTCCGGTGAAGGAAGCAATTCAAGCTACCCAGTATGAGAACTTATTTGTTATGCCTTCCGGTCATATTCCTCCCAACCCTGCAGAGTTGTTATCCTCTAAGGAAATGCAGGACATGCTCACCGAGCTTAAGAAAGAATACCGATATATTTTAATTGATACTCCCCCTGTAAATCTTCTGGCGGATGCGCTGCTATTGGCAAGCTCTGCATCCGGTACCGTTATGGTTGCCCGTCAGGGAGTAACTGACCATAAGTCTTTGCAGGAAGCATTGGAAAAACTGAAATTCTCAGGCGCAAAAGTGTTGGGATTTCTCTTAAATGATGCCGTGGAAGACGGCGGCTCTTACTATCGCTACCATATGGGTTACGGCAGATACGGTTACTACAAACGCCGTTATTACGGTAACTATAGCGGTTCTTACAGCTCTTACGAATATTCCAACAAAGCAAAAGATTCCCGTACCAAAGAAAGAGCTGAGTTGCTCAAGAAAATGAGACAGGGCGGTCAAGTTTCCGCCGGTGAAAAAGCCACCGTGAGAAAGCGCGACTCCAAAGAAAAATAA
- a CDS encoding polysaccharide biosynthesis protein has product MDTFKKYKKYSLIFADFVCIVFSYLAFILIRFDEGVSQAIVDQTIRTVLLTTVCATVSLIIGGCYNTLWKYSSVREYGRTMGYFGIGVIPVFLARVFFSNLFLSHKIILIFSFLAAVIVVINRVAIRMILSATDLPHKSKDGANTLIVGGGSAAKLLIEDILRNQQNLYRVVGIIDDNPQKVGRSIHGYRVFGSRKDIPQVAKAQNVEVIIIAIPSVDQASLQKILSICSETACKIKILPGIEQSMSDKKSISSNAIRDVEIEDLLERDPIHLDNQSLKSQIAGKTVLVTGGGGSIGSELCRQIAKYNPGKLVVVDCYENNAYDLQQELRYQYPDLSLDVIIASVRDQQRLDELFAHYRPQLVFHAAAHKHVPLMEKSPQEAIKNNVFGTLNTALTAHKYQVEKFVLISTDKAVNPTNIMGATKRICEMITQSIQSISETDFVAVRFGNVLGSNGSVIPLFRKQIQRGGPVTVTHKDITRYFMTIPEASQLVLQAASFATGGEIFVLDMGRPVKIYDLAEKLIRLSGYTPGKDIEIKVSGLRPGEKLYEELLMAEEGLTNTSHNKIFIGQPIACEYEQLTKQLETLKAVLYDTDPDGVKKAVAAMVDTYTPDLDAQKVK; this is encoded by the coding sequence ATGGACACCTTTAAAAAATACAAAAAATACAGCCTGATTTTTGCGGATTTTGTCTGCATTGTTTTCTCATATCTTGCATTCATTCTCATCCGGTTTGATGAAGGAGTATCTCAGGCGATTGTAGACCAAACCATTCGCACGGTTCTGTTAACCACTGTCTGTGCTACCGTTTCCTTAATCATCGGCGGTTGCTATAACACCCTCTGGAAGTACAGCAGCGTGAGGGAATACGGCAGAACTATGGGATATTTCGGCATCGGTGTGATTCCCGTATTTTTGGCAAGAGTATTTTTCTCCAATTTGTTCTTATCACACAAAATTATTCTGATCTTCAGCTTTTTGGCAGCAGTTATTGTAGTTATCAACCGTGTGGCAATCCGTATGATTTTGTCTGCTACCGACCTGCCGCACAAGAGCAAAGACGGCGCCAACACCTTAATCGTGGGTGGCGGTTCTGCCGCAAAGCTTTTGATTGAAGATATTTTGAGAAATCAGCAGAATTTATACCGTGTTGTAGGAATTATTGACGATAACCCCCAAAAAGTGGGACGTTCCATTCACGGATACCGTGTGTTCGGCTCCCGAAAAGACATTCCCCAAGTAGCAAAAGCACAGAATGTGGAAGTGATTATTATCGCCATTCCCTCGGTTGACCAGGCATCTTTGCAGAAGATTTTATCCATCTGTAGCGAAACCGCCTGCAAAATCAAAATTCTTCCCGGCATTGAACAATCTATGTCTGATAAAAAGTCCATTTCCTCCAACGCCATTCGTGACGTGGAAATTGAAGACCTTTTGGAACGTGACCCCATCCATCTGGATAACCAGAGCTTAAAAAGTCAGATAGCCGGCAAAACCGTGCTGGTAACCGGAGGAGGCGGCTCCATCGGCTCTGAGCTTTGTCGCCAGATTGCCAAATACAATCCCGGCAAGTTGGTTGTGGTGGATTGCTACGAAAACAATGCCTACGATCTGCAGCAGGAGCTTCGTTATCAATATCCTGATTTGTCGCTGGATGTAATTATCGCTTCCGTACGAGACCAGCAGCGTCTAGACGAACTGTTTGCACATTACCGTCCCCAGTTGGTGTTCCATGCAGCAGCCCACAAACACGTGCCTCTCATGGAAAAAAGCCCTCAGGAAGCTATTAAAAACAACGTATTCGGCACCTTGAACACAGCCCTGACCGCTCATAAGTATCAGGTAGAAAAATTTGTGCTGATTTCCACCGATAAAGCGGTAAATCCCACCAACATTATGGGTGCTACCAAACGTATCTGCGAAATGATTACCCAGTCCATTCAGTCCATTTCGGAAACTGATTTTGTGGCAGTTCGGTTCGGAAACGTGCTTGGCTCCAACGGTTCGGTAATTCCGCTGTTCCGCAAACAGATTCAGCGTGGCGGACCTGTTACTGTAACACACAAAGACATCACCCGTTATTTTATGACCATTCCCGAAGCGTCCCAGCTGGTGTTGCAGGCGGCAAGCTTTGCCACCGGCGGCGAAATTTTCGTGCTGGATATGGGACGCCCCGTTAAAATTTACGATTTGGCAGAAAAACTGATTCGTCTTTCCGGCTACACTCCCGGAAAAGATATTGAAATCAAGGTATCCGGTCTTCGTCCCGGCGAAAAGCTCTACGAGGAGCTTTTGATGGCAGAAGAAGGCTTAACCAATACCTCTCACAACAAGATTTTCATCGGGCAGCCTATTGCCTGTGAATATGAACAGTTAACCAAACAGCTGGAAACCTTAAAAGCTGTGCTTTACGATACCGATCCCGACGGAGTGAAAAAAGCGGTTGCCGCTATGGTAGACACCTATACTCCCGATCTGGATGCCCAAAAAGTAAAGTAA
- a CDS encoding Dabb family protein → MVKHIVFWNIKDEVNGESKAQMMLKMKEMLEDLNGKIPGLLTCEVGIDQNKSDAAYDICLYSEFPDWDSLNAYQDHPLHVACKGYIRAIAESRVLCDYEA, encoded by the coding sequence ATGGTAAAACACATTGTATTCTGGAACATTAAAGACGAAGTAAACGGCGAATCCAAGGCGCAGATGATGCTGAAGATGAAAGAAATGCTGGAAGACTTAAACGGCAAAATCCCCGGTCTTCTCACCTGCGAAGTGGGAATTGACCAAAATAAAAGCGATGCGGCATACGACATTTGCCTGTATTCCGAATTTCCCGATTGGGACAGCTTAAACGCTTATCAGGATCATCCTCTGCATGTTGCTTGCAAAGGCTATATCAGAGCAATTGCAGAAAGTCGGGTACTCTGCGACTACGAAGCTTAG